The DNA region CGTGAGCCCGTTCGCGGCGTTCCTCGACCGCGAGCCGGCGCGCAACGGCAAGCCGTACGTCTGCCCGCTCCCCCTGTAGACCACGCGGGAACCGCGCGGCCCTGCCGCGCGTGTTAGCCGTATGAACGCAGCCCTGGCCGCCCCCGGGCGGCCGCGCGCCGAGGCCGCCGCCGCGGGCGTCGCGGAGCTGTACGCCGCGACGTACGCCCGCCTCGTCGGCGCGCTCACGGTCGCCACCGGCAGCCGAGCGGACGCCGAGGAGGTCGTCCAGGAGGCGTTCGCCCGCCTGCTGCCGCGGTGGAGCACCGTCGAGACGTACGACAACCCCGAGGCCTGGGTCCGTACCGTCGCGTTCCGCCTCTCCGCCTCCCGCTGGCGCCGCGCCAAGGTCGCCGCGCGGGCGATGGCACGGATCGGCGTGGCCCCGGACGTCGAGCCGCCCGACGGCAGCCGCCTCGACGCCGAACGGGTGCTCGAAGGGCTGCCGCGCGCGTACCGCGAGGTCCTCGTCCTGCACCACGCGCTCGGCCTGCCGCTGGAGCAGGTCGCGGCCGAGCTGCGCATCCCCGTCGGCACCGTCAAGAGCCGCCTGTCCCGCGCCCGCGCCGCGGCCGCCGCGCGCGGAGGAGACCGCCATGAGTGACTTCGACGACCTCGCCACCGCGGTGGACGACGCCGCGCGCGCGACCGTGGCCCCGCCGTTCCCCGCGATCGAACGCCGCGCCCGCGCCCGCCGCCACCGGCAGCTCGCGGGCGCCACGCTCGCGCTGGCCGCCCTGCTCACGGCGGGCGCGCTGGCCGCGCCCGGCGGCGGTCCGCGCTCGATGGAGCCCGCGGGGCCGACGCCGACCGGCACGCGTCCAACGGAGGAGCCCCTCCGCTGTGCGAACGGACAGCTGTTCGACCCGGCGCGGCCCTGCGGGGCCATCATCGTCCCGCCTGGCGACGATGGCGCCGAGGACGCCGGCACCACGCGCTGCTGGGACCCGGCCGAGCCCGGCACCGCCGGTTCGCGCACGATCGGCACAGGCAAGGCGGGCAGGACGACATGGTGGGTCGTCGCGTGGACCGGCAAGGAGGGCACGAACTGCGTCGGGTGGGTCAGCGACCCTCCCGTCGAGGTGTCCTGGCAGATGGATGCCGACAACGACTCCGGCCCCACCGGCGCGCTGAAGCCGGTGCTCTCGCGCGAGGGCATCCCCGTCAAGGGCGCCGCGGACTGGGAGTGGATGCTCTACTGGGGCGCCGTCCCGCCGGAGGTCGTCCGCATCGAGCTGGTCGACAAGGGCCGCATCGTCGGCACGCTGAAGCTCGTGGACGGCGGCGACCGCAAGTACGTCGCGGGCACCGTCCAGGCACCGGACGAGCGGCACGGCGTGCCGGTGGCGTACGACGCCCAGGGCCGCCGCGTCGACATACCCGACGGCTTCTAGACCATCGCCGCCAGCGTCGCGACGCTGACATCGGTGAGCGACGCGGCCTCGGCGTGCGCGATGCCGGGGGGCATCGGGACGACGTTCGGGACGGCGAGCACGCGGCACCCGGCAGCGACGCCGGACGTCGCGCCCGCCGCGCTGTCCTCGACCACGACGCAGTCGGCGGGGTGGGCGCCGAGGCGGGCGGCGGCGGTGGCGTACGGCTCCGGGTCCGGCTTGGCGCGCGTCACCTCGTCGCCGCCGACGGTGACGTCGAAGCGGTGCGCCCCGAACGACTCCAGCGCCGCGTCCACGAGCGCGCGGTACGACGACGACACGAGCGCGGTCGCGATGCCAGCCGCGCGGACGGCGTCGACCAGCTCGGCCGCGCCGGGCAGCACGGGCAGGTCGGCGCGGAACAGCTCGCACATGCGGGCGACGAGGCGGCGTTCGACCTCCTCGGGCGGCACCGTCGAGCCCGCGACGCCGACGAGGATGCGGCACGCCTCGTCCACGCGGCGGCCGACGCACTGCGCCTTGACGTCGAGGTTCCACGGCCCGCCGAGCCAGGCCATGATCTCGGCCTCGGCGACCGACCAGACCGGCTCGGAGTCGACGAGCAGCCCGTCCATGTCGAACAGCACCGCACGGAGACGTCCTGTGGGCGCACCCGAGGCGGTGGGCGGGACAGGCGGGACCGGGGAGACCGTCACCCGGCGCGTCCAGGCGTGGGCTGGCAAGGCCGCAGGGAGCGCCGCGTGCCTCGCACGCAAGCGACCGAGAACGCCGCCAGCGCGCGGCTGGTCGTGCCGATCACCGAGCCGCGAAGTACTTGGCCTCGGGGTGGTGGACGATGATCGCCGACGTCGACTGCTCGGGGTGCAGCTGGAACTCCTCCGACAGCTGGACGCCGATCCGCTCGGGCTGGAGCAGGTCCATGAGCTTGGTCTGGTCCTCGAGGTTGGGGCAGGCCGGGTAGCCGAAGGAGTACCGCGACCCGCGGTACGCCTGCCGGAAGACCTCGGACAGCTCCGGCGAGTCCTCGCCGGCGATGCCCATCTCCTCACGGACGCGCGCGTGCCACATCTCGGCGAGGGCCTCGGTGAGCTGGACGGACAGGCCGTGCAGCTCGAGGTACTCGCGGTAGGCGTTGCGCGCGAACAGCTCGCCGGTCACCTCGGACACGTGCTCGCCCATGGTGACGACGTGGAACGCCACCACGTCGACCTCGCCCGACTCCTCAGGACGGAAGAAGTCGGAGATGCACAGGCGCCGGTCGCGCCGCTGCCGGGGGAACGTGAAGCGGCACCGCTCGGCGCCGTCCTCGCTCAGGATGATGAGGTCGTCGCCCTTGCTGACGCACGGGAAGTACCCGTACGTCACCGCGGCGTTCATGATGCCTTCGGACTGGATGCGGGCCAGCCAGTCGCGCAGCCGCGGGCGGCCCTCGGTCTCGACCAGCTCCTCGTACGACGGGCCCTTGCCGCCACGCGAGCCGCGCAGCCCCCACTGCCCCATGAAGGTCGCCCGCTCGTCGAGGTACGACGCGTAGTCCTGCAGCGCGATGCCCTTGACGACGCGGGAGCCGTAGAACGGCACGGCGGGCACGGGCACGTCGGTGGCGACGTCGGACTTGGCGGGGAGCGTGGACTCGTCCACCTCGACGAGCCGCCGGCGAGGCGCGGGCCGCTCGGACGGCGCCTCCTTCGGCGCGTGCGGCGTCGCCGACGCCGGCACCGACCCCGGCGAGCGCTTGGCCGCCATGACGGCGTCCATGAGCCGCAGCCCCTCGAACGCGTCGCGGGCGTACGACACGTCGCCGTCGTAGACCTCGCGGAGGTCGCGCTCGACGTACGCGCGGGTCAGCGCCGCCCCACCCAGGAGGACCGGCGTGGAGACGCCGCGCTGCGTCATCTCCTGGAGGTTCTCCTTCATGATCACGGTCGACTTCACGAGCAGGCCGCTCATGCCGATGGCGTCGGCGGAGTGCTCGGACGCGGCGTCGAGGATCGCGGAGATCGGCTGCTTGATGCCGAGGTTGACGACGGAGTAGCCGTTGTTGCTCAGGATGATGTCGACGAGGTTCTTGCCGATGTCGTGGACGTCGCCCTTGACGGTCGCGAGAACGATCGTGCCCTTGCCGCCGGAGTCTGCCTTCTCCATGTGCGGCTCGAGGTAGGCCACGGCGGCCTTCATGACCTCGGCCGACTGCAGGACGAACGGCAGCTGCATCTCGCCGCTCGCGAACAGGTCGCCGACGATCTTCATGCCGGCGAGCAGCGTGTCGTTGATGATCTCCAGCGGCGGCCGCGTCTGCATGGCCTCGTCGAGGTCGCCCTCGAGCCCCTTGCGCTCGCCGTCGACGATGCGGCGCTCCAGCCGCTCGGACAGCGGCAGCGCGAGCAGCTCCTCGGCGCGCGACGCGCGGCCGGCGGCCGGGTCGACGCCCTCGAACAGGTCGAGGAACGCCTGCACCGGGTCGTACCCCTCGCGCCTGCGGTCGTAGACGAGGTCGAGCGCGACGGAACGCTGCTCGTCGGGGATCCGCGACATCGGCAGGATCTTCGACGCGTGCACGATCGCCGAGTCGAGGCCGGCCTTGACGCACTCGGCGAGGAACACGGAGTTGAGCACGATGCGCGCGGCGGGGTTGAGGCCGAACGACACGTTGGAGACGCCGAGCGTCGTGTGCACGTCGGGGTAGCGCGCCTTGAGCTGGCGGATCGCCTCGATGGTCTCGATGCCGTCGCGGCGAGTCTCCTCCTGGCCGGTGGCGATGGGGAACGTCAGGCAGTCGACGAGGATGTCGGACGTCCGCAGGCCCCAGTTGGTCGTGAGGTCCTCGATGAGGCGGTACGCGATGCGGGTCTTCCACTCCGCGGTACGCGCCTGCCCCTCCTCGTCGATGGTCAGCGCGATGACGGCGGCGCCGTGCTCGCGGACCATCGGCATGACCTTGGCCATGCGGGAGTCGGGGCCGTCGCCGTCCTCGTAGTTGACGGAGTTGATGACCGCGCGGCCGCCGAGGTGCTCGAGGCCCGCCTGGAGGACGTTGGCCTCGGTCGAGTCGAGCACGATCGGCAGCGTCGAGGCGGTGGCGAAGCGCGACGCCAGCTCGCTCATGTCGCGGGCGCCGTCGCGGCCGACGTAGTCGACGCAGAGGTCGATCATGTGCGCGCCGTCGCGGACCTGCGAGCGCAGGATCTCGACGCAGTCGTCCCAGCGCTCCTCCAGCATCGCGTCGCGGAACGCGCGCGAGCCGTTGGCGTTGGTGCGCTCGCCGATGACCATGAACGACGTGTCCTGGCGGAACGGCACGTGCTGGTACAGCGACGCCGCCCCCGACTCGTGCCGGGGCTTGCGCGGGGCGAGCTCGCGGCCGCGGACCCGCTCGACGACCTGGCGCAGGTGCTCGGGCGTGGTGCCGCAGCAGCCGCCGACGAGCGCGAGGCCGTACTCCTTCGTGAACTGGTCGAGCGCGTCGGCCAGCTCCTCGGGCGTGAGCGGGTACTCGGCGCCGTGCTTGCCGAGGGTCGGCAGGCCGGCGTTGGGCATGCAGGAGACGCCGATGGTCGAGTGCTTGGCGAGGTAGCGCAGGTGCTCGCCCATCTCGGCCGGGCCGGTGGCGCAGTTGAGGCCGATGAGGTCGACGCCGAGCGGCTCGATGGCGGTGAGCGCCGCGCCGATCTCGGAGCCCAGCAGCATGGTGCCGGTGGTCTCGACGGTGACCTGCGCGAAGACGCCGACGGACCGCCCCGATGCCGCCACCGCGCGGCGGGCGCCGACGATCGCGGCCTTGGCCTGGAGGAGGTCCTGCGCGGTCTCGATGAGCAGCGCGTCGGCGCCGCCCTCGACGAGGCCCGCGGCGTTGGCCTGGTACGCGTCGCGCAGCACGGCGTACGGCACGTGGCCGAGCGTCGGCAGCTTCGTACCAGGACCCATGGAGCCGATGACCCAGCGCGGCCGGTCGGGCGTGGAGTAGCCGTCGGCGACCTCGCGGGCCAGCCGCGCGCCGGAGACGGACAGCTCGTGGATGCGCTCGGGGATGCCGTACTCGCCGAGGTTGCCGAGGTTGGCGCCGAACGTGTTGGTCTCGACGGCGTCCACACCCGCGTCGAAGTACGCGGCGTGCACGTCCTTGACGACGTCGGGGCGCGTGACGTTGAGGATCTCGTTGCAGCCCTCGTGCCCCTCGAAGTCGTCGAGCGACGGGTCGGCCGCCTGCAGCATCGTGCCCATCGCGCCGTCGCAGACGACGACGCGCTGACGGAGCTCACTCAGGATGTCGGCCACCGGTCAAGGGTAACCGGCCCCACCGACAACTTCCGACAACGGTACGCTCCGGCGCATGAGCAGCTACAGCCGGGTGCTGGTCGGCACGGACGGGTCGGAGACGTCGTACAAGGCGGTGGACCGCGCCGCCGAGATCGCCCGCGAGAGCGGCGCGCAGCTCCTGATCGTGACGGCGTACCGCCCGCTGTCGCCGCGCGAGCAGCAGGAGGCCGCGCAGCAGCTCGGCGCGGAGGCGTACAAGATCACCGGCTCGCACCCCGCCGAGGACGTGCTGCGCGAGGCGTGCGTCCGCATCGGCGAGGGCGTCGACGTGGAGACGCTCGCGGTGCAGGGCGACCCTGTCGACGTCATCGTCAAGACCGCGCAGGACCGCAAGGCCGACCTGCTCGTCGTCGGCAACCGCGGCCTCAACAGCATCACGGGCCGCCTGCTCGGCTCCGTACCCTCCGTCGTGACGCACCGCGCGCAGTGCGACGTCCTGATCGTGGCCACGACCTGAGCGCACTCGGCAGCGGAACGCCCGTCGCGGGCGGCCGCGACCTCTCCCTCCCCGGCTCCGGCGTACGCCTCGCCGCCACCCGCTGGGCCGGCACCGGCGCCCCGGTCCTGCTGCTGCACGGCCTGGCGTCGCAGCGCCGCTTCTGGAACCTCGTCGTCCCCGACCTCGCGGGCCGTCCCGTCTGCGCGCTGGACCAGCGCGGCCACGGCGACTCCGACAAGCCCGACGAGGGGTACGACCTCTCCACGGTCGCCGCCGACGCCGCCACGGCGATGGACGCGCTCGGCTGGTCGCGCGCGGTCATCGTGGGCCACTCGTGGGGCGCGGCGGTCGCGACGACCTTCGCCGCGGAGCATCCCGAACGCGTGCTCGCCGTCGTCGCGATCGACGGCGGGCTCGGCGAGCTGGGCGAGGACGAGCCGCGCGAGGAGGTACGCCGCAGGCTGGAGCCGCCGCGAGTCGCGGTCCGCCCCGAGGAGCTGCCCGGCCTGCTGCGCGAGAACAGCGAGCTGAAGCCGTGGTGGTCGCAGGCCGTCGAGGACGCCAAGCTGCCGCTCTTCGAGGTCTGCGACGACGGGCTGGCGCGGGCGCGGCTGACGTTCGAGCGGCACATGATGGTCGTCGACGGGCTGCTCGACTACTCCGCGCGCGACGCGCTGCCCAAGATCACGGCGCCGTACTGGGCGGTCGTCGCGCTGCGCGAGGACGACTGGTCGCAGGCCAAGGAGGCGGCGCGCCGCAGGGCCCTGGCGCTGCTCGCGCGACCTCGGGCGTTCTCCCTCCACGGCGCCGTCCACGACGTACCCTTGCAGTGGCCTGCCGTGATCGCGGGGGTCGTCCGCGCCGCGGCCGACGAGGCCGCGACTGGCGCCGGAGAAGGGCGGGGATGAGCGGCATCGTGCCGGAGCGTTCGCTGCGTTCGCCCGTGGTGATCGCGGCGTTCGAGGGCTGGAACGACGCGGGCGACGCCGCCACCGCCGCGGTCGAGCACCTCGAGCTGGTCTGGGAGGCGCGGCCGCTCGTCACGATCGACCCCGAGGACTACTACGACTTCCAGGTCAACCGGCCGACCGTGACGTTGATCGACGGCGTGACGCGCCGGATCCAGTGGCCGTCGACGCGCATGTCGCTCTGCCGGCTCGACGGCCCGCGCGACGTCATCCTGCTGCGCGGCCTCGAGCCCAACATGCGCTGGAAGGCGTTCTGCGGCGAGATCCTCGACGTGGCGATGGACCTCGACGCGGACCTGCTGCTGGCGCTGGGGGCGTTGCTCGCGGACGCGCCGCACACCCGCCCGATCCCCGTCACCGGCACGGCGTCGGACCCGGCCGTCGCGACGCGGCTCGGCCTCGACTCGTCGCGGTACGAGGGCCCCACCGGCATCGTCGGCGTGCTGCACGACCAGTGCGTGCAGCGCGGGCTGCCGTCGGTGTCGTTCTGGGCGGCGGTCCCCCACTACGTCGCGCAGCCGCCGTCGCCCAAGGCGACGCTGGCGCTGCTGCGCAGGGTCGAGGACGTGCTCGACGTGCAGGTGCCGCTCGGCGACCTGGAGGAGCAGGCGCGCGCGTGGGAGCGCCAGGTCAACGAGCTGGCCGCCGAGGACGGCGAGGTCGCGGAGTACGTGCGCTCGCTCGAGGAGCGCGAGGCGGAGACGGACCTGCCGGAGGCGAGCGGCGAGGCGATCGCGCGGGAGTTCGAACGCTTCCTGCGCCGCTCCGGCGACGACCCGACGGGCTGACGGGCCGACCGCCCGTGGCCCGGGGCGGGTGCCGTTCTGGTGCAGATCACCACGCGTGAGACCGGCGTACGAGCGGCACAGACAAGGCGGACGACCGCCGGCGAACCACCCAGCCCGGTCACGTCCGCAACCGGGAGCCTTCTCCATCCTGGCTCGCGCTGGGCCTGGATCGTGCTGGGCAGGAGCCCCTTCGGCGCTGCACCACGGCGGTCCACCCGGACGAGCGGCGCCCGCGCACCCGCGTCGGCCCAACCCTGCAGCCCAGCAGCCGGCCTCACGCGTAGTGATCTTCAAAGAACGACTGAGGCCGGCGCCGACCACGCCGTCAGGATGGACAAGGCTCCCGGTTGCGGTCCGTGCGGGGAAAGACGCGGATCGCACCCCGATGGTGCGGACGGCGTGACCGGGAACACCCCCGGTCACGCCCCGTCACCAGATGGTCGTTCCAGGCGTACTAGTAGATGCAGCGCGAGCCGCGGAACGTCAGGCAGTACCCGAGTCCCTCGACGCCGCCTTCGGTCGGCAGGTCGGGGGCCTCGGCGCCGACGACGGCACCGAGGTCCTCGATGGACAGCTCGGTCAGGGACTCACGGTTGAGGGACAGCGTGCGCTTCTTCACGACGGCTCCTTGCGGATCGAGGGGATGGGGCCGTGGATGGACTTCGGTGCCGCGGCACTACACCCCTGCGTGCGGGTCGCAGATGCCGCACACCGTGATGCCGGTGTAGCAGGTCACGTGCGTGCCGGCACCGACGACCGAGCGCAGCTCGTCGGCGGCCAGCTCGGACAAGGTCTCCGCGCGCAGGACCAGGGTCCGCTTCATGGGGATCTCCGTTCGGGTGGAGCGGGGCTACGCCCCGGCGCAGGTCTGGATGCAGCTCGTCCGCAGCGTGAGGCAGTCCCTGACGGGCAGCGTCGGCGTCGGCTGGCAGTAGTCGATCGTCTCGTGCGTGCAGTCGTTGGTGGCGACGCAGCCGGCGTGGGTGCCGCCGACGACGCCGTACAGCTCGTCGGTGGTCAGCTCGGCCAGGGTCTCGCGCCGGAGGCGGAGGCTGCGCTTCATGCGTGGGCTCCCGGGGTGTTAACGAGTCTGGATGCAGGGGCTGGTGTCGAGCGTGAGGCAGGGCAGCAACGGCGTCGTGGGGCAGCGCGCGTCGAGCGACGGACCGTGCGTACAGCCGTCGGTGACGGCACAGCCGGCGTGCGTGCCGCCGACGACGGCGCCGAGCTCGCCGGACGTGAGCTCGGAGAGCGTCTCGCGCCGAAGGGTGAGGGTGCGCTTCATGGTTGCTCCTCGGGAACGGTCAGATGCAGGGGTCCATGGCCATGCTGAGGCAGACCCGCACCGGCGTGGTCGGGCAGGCCTGGTCGAGGGAGCCGCCGTGGGTGCAGCCGTCGGTGGCGGCACAGCCGGCGTGCGTACCGCCGACGACGACGCCGAGCTGGTCGACGGTGAGCTCGGCGAGCGACTCGCGCTCGAGATGGAGGTGACGCTTCATGACGTGCTCCTCTGGGGTAGGGGTCAGCAGCCGGAACGGTGCTCGGTGGGGATCGGCGGGCGTTCGATCGCGAGGTCGCAGAGGCCGCAGACCGTGAGCCCGGTGTTGCAGTTGAACGTCGTGTCGCCGGCACCCGCGACGAACGTCAGGTCCTCCGGCGCCAGCTCGGTGAGGGTCTCGCCGCGCAGCGCCAGCCGGCGCATCAGCGGGTCCCGCACGGCGAGTCGATCGTCGCGACGTCCGGGATGTCCGAGACGGCGGTCGTGACGGTGCAGACGGTGCAGAACGTCACCGACATCCCCGTGCACGTGAACTCGGTGACCGTGCCGCCGCCGGCGACCGCGGCGAGCTCGTCCGTGCCGAGCTGGGTGAGGGTCTCCTTCTTGAGGACGAGCGCGCGCTTCATGGGGGCTCCCAAGGCGTAGGGGACGCGATCGGAGGACTATGCCCGCCGGGCTAGCGGGCCAACCGTCCCTGGCTGAACCAGTACGCCGCCCCCACGCCGGCTCCTGCCGCGAGCGGCAGCACCCACTCGGCGACGCCGCCGATCTCGTACCCGAACAGCCACGCCACCTCCGCGGCGGTGAGCGCCGCGATCGTGTCCAGGGCGATGCGGCCCGCGCGGCTCGCGCCGCGCGCGGCGAGCCAGAGCAGCGGCAACGTCAGCGGCGCGGCGTAGATCCCCGCCCCGCCCATCGACGTCAGCAGCGCGAGCGCCACGACACCGAGCACGACTCGCAGCGCGGCGTACAGGTCGAACGTGATCGTCATCGCAGCACCACTCCCAGGAGCGAGTCGGACAGGCCGGCCACGAGGGCCGGCGCGGTCGCGTCGCGGCCCCCGGTGCGCAACGTCTCCGCGACCCAGCGGTCGATCGCGGCGACGGCGGCGGGGGTGTTGAGGTCGTCGGCGAGGTGGCGGCGTACGGCATCGACCAGGCCGCCCGCGTCGGGCCCGTTCGGCGCGGCAACCGCTGCCCGCCAGCGGTCGAGGCGTTCGCCGGCGGCGGTGATGTCGGAGTGGAACCACTCCCAGTCGCTGCCGTAGTGGTGGTTCAACAGCGCGAGGCGGATCGCCATCGGGTCGTGGTCGAGGCGCAGGTGCCGGACGAAGACGAGGTTGCCCTTCGACTTCGACATCTTCTCGCCGTTCAGCGCGACCATCGCGTTGTGGGCCCAGTGGCGTACGAACGGCCACACGCCGAGCGCGCACGACGCCTCCGCCGCCGACATCTCGTGGTGCGGGAACACGAGGTCAGTCCCGCCGCCGTGCAGGTCGATCGTGTCGCCGAGCGTCGCGCGGGCGATGGCGGAGCACTCGACGTGCCAGCCAGGCCGCCCCCTCCCCCACGGCGCGTGCCAGGCGGGCTCGCCGGGGCGTTCCTTCAGCCAGAGCACGGGGTCGAGGGGGTCCTTCTTGCCCGCCCGCTGCGGGTCGCCGCCACGTTCGGCGGACAGCTCGACCATGCGGTCGTACGACAGGTTGCCGACGCTGCCGAAGTGGCTCGCGGCGCCGATGGAGAAGTACGTGTCGCCGTCGACGTCGTACGTCGCGCCGTTCTCCCGCAGCAGGCCGATCATCTCGACGATCATCGGCATCGCCTCGACGGCGCCGACGAGGTGCGTGGGGGGCGCCACGTTGAGGGCGCTCATGTCGGCGCGGAACTGCTCGATCTCCCTGCTGCCCAGCGCCTGCCAGTCGTCGTGGGTCTCGGCGGCGCGTTCGAACAGCGGCTCGTCGACGTCGGTGACGTTCTGCGTGTACGTGACGTCGTGGCCGCTGTCGCGGAGGACCCGGGTGACGAGGTCGTACGTCAGGTAGGCGAACGCGTGCCCGAGGTGCGCGGCGTCGTACGGCGTGATGCCGCAGACGTACATCGTCGCGGTCGGGCCCGGCGCGAGCGGGCGGACCTCGCCGGTGGAGGTGTCGCGGAGCCGCAGCGGGAGCCCTTGGCCGCTCAGGGTGGCCGGCGCGGGCGTCTGCCAGGACTCCATGTCTCACACCCTAGGACGTGGCGCTCGGGCCGCGCGCGTCGCGAGCGGCGTCCCGCGTGCGTGTCACAAGGCGGACGAGGAGGCCGGCAGCAGCGCTGCCGGCGACGAGGACAACGCCGTGACGCGTGCGCCGGACGTCGCGCAGCAGCGCGGGGTCCGGGCGCCACGACTTTCAGAACGGCGGCCAGGGGACGGCGGGCCAGTCGGGGCTGGGGTGCGGGAAACGGTTGGTGGAGAGCAGGCGCTCGACGCGGCGTACGGTTGCCGCCACCTCGTGCTCGGCGAGCAGGCCGCGCAACGTCTCCCCGAGGCCGTTGCCGAGGTCGGCGAGCAGCGCGACGAGCACCGCGCGCTCCTCGGGCACGAGGCGTCGCCCGCGCCAGCCCCAGAGGACGGTGCGCAGCTTCGGCTCGTCGGAGAAGCAGACGCCGTGGTCGACGCCGTACACGTGGCCGCTCGGCACGGGGAGCAGGTGCCCCCCCTTGCGGTCGGCGTTGTTGACGACCGCGTCGAACAGCGCCATCCGCCGCAGCGCGGGATGGTCCTGGCGGACGAGGTCGGCGAGCCCGATGCTCTCGTCCACGTCGATCCAGAGCTGCACCATGCCCTCGCC from Frankiaceae bacterium includes:
- the metH gene encoding methionine synthase, giving the protein MADILSELRQRVVVCDGAMGTMLQAADPSLDDFEGHEGCNEILNVTRPDVVKDVHAAYFDAGVDAVETNTFGANLGNLGEYGIPERIHELSVSGARLAREVADGYSTPDRPRWVIGSMGPGTKLPTLGHVPYAVLRDAYQANAAGLVEGGADALLIETAQDLLQAKAAIVGARRAVAASGRSVGVFAQVTVETTGTMLLGSEIGAALTAIEPLGVDLIGLNCATGPAEMGEHLRYLAKHSTIGVSCMPNAGLPTLGKHGAEYPLTPEELADALDQFTKEYGLALVGGCCGTTPEHLRQVVERVRGRELAPRKPRHESGAASLYQHVPFRQDTSFMVIGERTNANGSRAFRDAMLEERWDDCVEILRSQVRDGAHMIDLCVDYVGRDGARDMSELASRFATASTLPIVLDSTEANVLQAGLEHLGGRAVINSVNYEDGDGPDSRMAKVMPMVREHGAAVIALTIDEEGQARTAEWKTRIAYRLIEDLTTNWGLRTSDILVDCLTFPIATGQEETRRDGIETIEAIRQLKARYPDVHTTLGVSNVSFGLNPAARIVLNSVFLAECVKAGLDSAIVHASKILPMSRIPDEQRSVALDLVYDRRREGYDPVQAFLDLFEGVDPAAGRASRAEELLALPLSERLERRIVDGERKGLEGDLDEAMQTRPPLEIINDTLLAGMKIVGDLFASGEMQLPFVLQSAEVMKAAVAYLEPHMEKADSGGKGTIVLATVKGDVHDIGKNLVDIILSNNGYSVVNLGIKQPISAILDAASEHSADAIGMSGLLVKSTVIMKENLQEMTQRGVSTPVLLGGAALTRAYVERDLREVYDGDVSYARDAFEGLRLMDAVMAAKRSPGSVPASATPHAPKEAPSERPAPRRRLVEVDESTLPAKSDVATDVPVPAVPFYGSRVVKGIALQDYASYLDERATFMGQWGLRGSRGGKGPSYEELVETEGRPRLRDWLARIQSEGIMNAAVTYGYFPCVSKGDDLIILSEDGAERCRFTFPRQRRDRRLCISDFFRPEESGEVDVVAFHVVTMGEHVSEVTGELFARNAYREYLELHGLSVQLTEALAEMWHARVREEMGIAGEDSPELSEVFRQAYRGSRYSFGYPACPNLEDQTKLMDLLQPERIGVQLSEEFQLHPEQSTSAIIVHHPEAKYFAAR
- a CDS encoding universal stress protein, which gives rise to MSSYSRVLVGTDGSETSYKAVDRAAEIARESGAQLLIVTAYRPLSPREQQEAAQQLGAEAYKITGSHPAEDVLREACVRIGEGVDVETLAVQGDPVDVIVKTAQDRKADLLVVGNRGLNSITGRLLGSVPSVVTHRAQCDVLIVATT
- a CDS encoding class I lanthipeptide, whose product is MKRALVLKKETLTQLGTDELAAVAGGGTVTEFTCTGMSVTFCTVCTVTTAVSDIPDVATIDSPCGTR
- a CDS encoding alpha/beta hydrolase gives rise to the protein MRRPDRGHDLSALGSGTPVAGGRDLSLPGSGVRLAATRWAGTGAPVLLLHGLASQRRFWNLVVPDLAGRPVCALDQRGHGDSDKPDEGYDLSTVAADAATAMDALGWSRAVIVGHSWGAAVATTFAAEHPERVLAVVAIDGGLGELGEDEPREEVRRRLEPPRVAVRPEELPGLLRENSELKPWWSQAVEDAKLPLFEVCDDGLARARLTFERHMMVVDGLLDYSARDALPKITAPYWAVVALREDDWSQAKEAARRRALALLARPRAFSLHGAVHDVPLQWPAVIAGVVRAAADEAATGAGEGRG
- a CDS encoding sigma-70 family RNA polymerase sigma factor; this translates as MNAALAAPGRPRAEAAAAGVAELYAATYARLVGALTVATGSRADAEEVVQEAFARLLPRWSTVETYDNPEAWVRTVAFRLSASRWRRAKVAARAMARIGVAPDVEPPDGSRLDAERVLEGLPRAYREVLVLHHALGLPLEQVAAELRIPVGTVKSRLSRARAAAAARGGDRHE
- a CDS encoding SCO1664 family protein, producing the protein MNDVLALLRDGDLEIEGRLVDASNATLYAAITKGDLTAHCVYKPIRGERPLWDFPDGTLAYREVAAYEVSEATGWDVVPPTVLREGPLGEGMVQLWIDVDESIGLADLVRQDHPALRRMALFDAVVNNADRKGGHLLPVPSGHVYGVDHGVCFSDEPKLRTVLWGWRGRRLVPEERAVLVALLADLGNGLGETLRGLLAEHEVAATVRRVERLLSTNRFPHPSPDWPAVPWPPF
- a CDS encoding PAC2 family protein, with product MSGIVPERSLRSPVVIAAFEGWNDAGDAATAAVEHLELVWEARPLVTIDPEDYYDFQVNRPTVTLIDGVTRRIQWPSTRMSLCRLDGPRDVILLRGLEPNMRWKAFCGEILDVAMDLDADLLLALGALLADAPHTRPIPVTGTASDPAVATRLGLDSSRYEGPTGIVGVLHDQCVQRGLPSVSFWAAVPHYVAQPPSPKATLALLRRVEDVLDVQVPLGDLEEQARAWERQVNELAAEDGEVAEYVRSLEEREAETDLPEASGEAIAREFERFLRRSGDDPTG
- the mshC gene encoding cysteine--1-D-myo-inosityl 2-amino-2-deoxy-alpha-D-glucopyranoside ligase, giving the protein MESWQTPAPATLSGQGLPLRLRDTSTGEVRPLAPGPTATMYVCGITPYDAAHLGHAFAYLTYDLVTRVLRDSGHDVTYTQNVTDVDEPLFERAAETHDDWQALGSREIEQFRADMSALNVAPPTHLVGAVEAMPMIVEMIGLLRENGATYDVDGDTYFSIGAASHFGSVGNLSYDRMVELSAERGGDPQRAGKKDPLDPVLWLKERPGEPAWHAPWGRGRPGWHVECSAIARATLGDTIDLHGGGTDLVFPHHEMSAAEASCALGVWPFVRHWAHNAMVALNGEKMSKSKGNLVFVRHLRLDHDPMAIRLALLNHHYGSDWEWFHSDITAAGERLDRWRAAVAAPNGPDAGGLVDAVRRHLADDLNTPAAVAAIDRWVAETLRTGGRDATAPALVAGLSDSLLGVVLR
- a CDS encoding HAD family phosphatase; the encoded protein is MLFDMDGLLVDSEPVWSVAEAEIMAWLGGPWNLDVKAQCVGRRVDEACRILVGVAGSTVPPEEVERRLVARMCELFRADLPVLPGAAELVDAVRAAGIATALVSSSYRALVDAALESFGAHRFDVTVGGDEVTRAKPDPEPYATAAARLGAHPADCVVVEDSAAGATSGVAAGCRVLAVPNVVPMPPGIAHAEAASLTDVSVATLAAMV